The following is a genomic window from Homalodisca vitripennis isolate AUS2020 chromosome 5, UT_GWSS_2.1, whole genome shotgun sequence.
TTTTTCTATATAACTaccatatttatgataatttgtataatacacTTCATTGATTTTGGAAAACACtgcatatttatattgtacatatatacatatgaagCAATGAACATAGAGAAACAGAGAACAGAAAATCCAACTTTTGTGGGTTGTATCCCTAATGCATaacactttattgttattttatttctggtgcaggtttaaaataaaagtacaccTTTCTCATCTTTTAAGAACTGAAAATAAGTTTTAGAGATCTTATAGTAATTAGATCAAATAAAATCCTGTGATACTGCTATTATTCCCAGAagcatttaattgaaaatttaaaacctatattttGGAAAggtggtatttattattataatcagaTATGAAatcataaactttaaactttcaatatattattcaaggatgagataaaatatttttgtaaaaacaaaatcaagttacgatttgaaaattttgaattactCTATTTTATTACCCCAGTGGTATAGCCAAAGGGAGGTTATGAGGATTACAACCTTCCATGAGTACTCATAAGGGAACCCAAAATTACAAAGGAAGAgtaaaattaatcatataaattaatttgtactataaaaacatttgtagAATTTGCCTACCAGATAACTTTGAAAAACAACATAATTACCCCAGATTTTTGCCAGGGagtttacattgtttatatacaAACATGTAGTTACTCTACTAAATTCCAAACATTAAACTGAACTATTGGCTGACTGAGTACAAAATAGTGAGTTAAGAAGGAAAATTCTGAAGATTAAAggaatttgggtttttaaaattagaaaaattcgaAATCAGTCCCACTTCTAGcacttttaattcaatttttaatagcGTATATTGGAGGTAAAAGAGTTcccatatatttttacatacatcttATGAACAACAGATACATACATAGAGTTGGTATTCTAAACTATGGTTATAtcaggcaaaaaaaaaaaaaaaaaaaaaaaccacaatattttagaaatatgttttcaCATTTTTCTTCAAATCCAGTTAATACAAGTATCCaattatggtatttatttttcCTTCTGAATATGAAAATGCCCTTAAcacttttctaaattaatatatttgtgatCACCAAGCTCCCCCCCCCCACATTATATTGGccaatatttttgcaaaattaagtgttttaaaatatatttgattgtaCCAAGTCAAAGGCATGTTCTTGAAGATTTAACTCCATATGTGATTGTACATGCAAGAGATGCTGCTGCTAGTAACCAGCAAACcttactgtatttaaatacaattaattgatatttGTATACACAATGGCTCTATGTcatgtttaaaacacaatttgatATTTGTGTACAGCAATGGCTCTATgtcatgtttaaaatacaatttgataTTTGTATACGCAATGGCTCTATGTCATGTTTAAAGTACAATTTGATATTTGTATACGCAATGGCTCTATGTCacgtttaaaatacaatttgataTTTGTATACGCAATGGCTCTATGTcatgtttaaaatgtacaatttgatATTTGTATACGCAATGGCTCTATGTcatgtttaaaacacaatttgatATTTGTATACGCAATGGCTCTATGTCATcatgtttaaaacacaatttgatATTTGTATACGCAATGGCTCTATGTcatgtttaaaacacaatttgatATTTGTGTACGCAATGGTTCTATGTcatgtttaaaacacaatttgatATTTGTATACGCAATGGCTCTATGTcatgtttaaaacacaatttgatATTTGTATACGCAATGGCTCTATGTcatatttaatacacaatttgATATTTGTATACGCAATGGCTCTGTcatgtttaaaactcaatttgaTATTTGTGTACAGGATGGCTTCTCGTTTCGGAAACTATGGGCATTCACAGGACCTGGACTGTTACTGTGTATCGCCTACATGGACCCTGGAAACATCGAGGCAGATCTGCAGTCTGGAGTCAAGGCTAAGTATAAGGTAGGAGCATCAATCAATCAACATTTATTCATCATTATACATGCAATATATGttgacataatatttaatatataaaataatacattgaatgATGTGCtatgtcatattttatttgcagtgtcaaatttgagaaaatacttagtataaaaccattttattttatgaaacagcTTAAAATCTTGGCGAGTTTTGCCCTGAGGTGGATACTTCATTTGCCTCAAAGAAAACTCTCAGACCGGGTTACAGTGAGTTATTTGGGTGAAGAATTGGGCATGGCATAGACAATATCTTTGTCTATCTATGAATTAGGGGACTAGATCAATGGGAGAGCTGTAGGAAGTTCTTCCAATCAAGTGGTATTCTCACATTGGTAAGCCTTTTGATTTACTGTTCTGGTTTATATTTTGGTTCATAAGTAACTTCAATGTTTTAGATCAACCTTACTATACAAGACACAAATGAAACCTAGCAATCAATAAATTCAGATTATCTTATTACAAAAATCActtttttactacattaaaaaaaacaatatattattaaaacactaaacGCCTATTGAAAAGAGCATATGCTTGAAAGAGCTTTCTGTGACCTTCTGGAAGCCCTAAGGAAGATCACGATGTGATACAATGGGCAATTAGAAATTAATCAGAATTGAATAGTtccatttgtttaattattttctaaatgttttgttttctatgGATGTTATCTTGTtagtttgtgtaattttaatagtttaacattgttattaattatttgaaattttattcactGCTAATATTTACATGCACAAAAGAGACTTTTACGCTCAATTGTGCAAATAAAGATCAAATTAAAATGTCTCCCATGAGTGACAAAAGAGCTGTCATACTGTGATTACTCAGTTGTGGATTGGCAGCTAACAGAtgttaaacaaaacaatgaaaaaagttcattttgagcttctttgtcgccgacCTTTTGTGGatttcttcagatgaacatgactccagattccaggggtCAAGTCTATGATAGCgtcaaattccagacgctgcattaaggggaaggtaaactggagctcaCCTTTAAAGAGTCTCCCTTCAGTTTTATATCATAGAGGTCTTACTTATGGttgtcaagaaaataaaattttttacatatgtagATTCTGTGGGTGCTGCTGGGGTCGACAATTCTTGGACTGGTGATGCAGCGACTGTCTCTGCGCCTGGGAGTGGTGACGGGTCAGCACCTGGCTGAGATGTGTTACCTGCAGTATCCACCTCTGCCCCGGCTCTTCCTCTGGGTCATGATGGAGGTGGCCATCATCGGCTCTGACATGCAGGAGGTCATCGGCACAGCCATCGCACTCTACCTGCTCTCCAACAGACTGTACGTTTCATTTTCTTAGTCCAACAAaagtcataaattatttatatgcgCTTTGGTGTAATTGTTTTATCGTTCATCTAGGCATTTCGATTTCCGGCACTAAACCACTTCTGTTATAGAATCCCTCTGTGGCTGGGAGTAGTCATAACCATCGTTGACTCCTTCATGTTCTTACTACTAGACAAGTACGGTCTGCGCAAGGTGGAATTATTCTTTTTAACCCTAGTTGGTGTCATGGTCGTCACTTTTGGATATGAGGTACATTGAAAAATTCTGCATATATTCTGACTTAAGATAATGATATGCATGATAAAATTGAAAAGACAAAGAGAttgacacaaaaataaataaatcttaaaggTAGTCCAATatgattattactaatatattatcgtataaaaagggttttttgatAAGTTTATACCTAATGGGAAGATCCAAGATTTAAATCTGTCAGATGAACATTATTGTATCTttcaaaatatgatgaaattatttgtttacgtTCTTTCTCTCTCATTTGTTTGATTGTACACAGTTTCTAGAAGCGATGCCAGAAGGGGGTGAACTCGTCAAGGGCCTGGTGTACCCCTGGTGCGAGGACTGTGACAGTTCTGTGTCTTTGCAAGCCATTGGCATCATCGGTTCTACCATCATGCCTCACAATCTTTATCTGCATTCCGGACTTGTTAAGGTATTGAAGTTATGAAAATCACCTTGTCTTTTTACTAGTACTAACTCTGTACATATTACATATTCATGATCTTGTGTGGTTCTAGGGTTGAACAGACATCTTTATCATTACTTGACCAGATATTAGATTTTGTATCATATATTTAAAGGTACAAGAGTCAacattattgatataataaaaccCTCATaaagatttttcagttttaaattattagaacatCCTAAAAATACACCATATTATAATAACCCAGCAAATGAAGGTCAGATAACTTTTTGGACAAATCCTGTATATTGTTGATTATACATAAGATTCAACTGCCAGAGTTTCAGAAGTCTTTTTTAGAGGAGGAGTTAATGCATATCATCCACATATTATATACATGAGTGACTTTCAATATCTGTAGAGGTAGCTTGtaaaatcacaaataataaataaaatcagtctTAAGATGTATCCTTGTGGGACTCCCTTAATACAgccatattaatatttagtaaccATTTAATATTTTGAGCTCTGAGTTTCATATTGTTGCAATTTCCACTGCCTGGAACTGCTTAGATAAAtagttcataaaacattttaatttatgttatcttATTCAAATATTGTCAGCTTATTTAGTACCATTTCATGGCTTAAGCAGCAGCCATCAGAAGGGAGTCCCACAAGGATGCATCCTAACActgattttattcattatatactATGTGTAAGTGATTTATCAAGCTACCTCTATGGGTATTGAAAACCACTTATTTATATATGTGGGTGATGTGATGTTCTTACTCTAAAAACAAATACTTGAAAATCTAAAATTGAGTTTAATAGCATTGTTGTACATCCTTattctaaagattttaaaaggTTTCATATAATGTTGAGAGTTAATGTAAATATCCCAGATATAAATCCATGATATTCTTCTACCAGTAAGTTGTTAATGCTTTGAACAAGGTCTTGGTGTTTTTTCCAATGGCTTGTTAAACTACATATTTATCCTTAATCACTAGTCTGTGAGCATCTGTCCAGTTAAAACAGCAATGATTGGTCACCAGCTGGGAATTGTCTTTTACATCAGACAATAtcatgtataatacaataatatcttCTACAAAAGGTAGTacagaactaaaaaaaatattaattatactcaGGATGGTGTCTGTTGTTAACAATACAACTATCTGTATCAATGTATaagaatacatattaaaaatgatttaatcaAGCATCACTGTTCTGATTATTGAACATCACTTATTCAAAAGCCACTGAAGTTTGACATTGCTGTTTTACACTAGGCTACTCATAGTTGATGTAAGGTTCCAAACTGCTTACAAAAGATGATGAAATTAATTTGCAGTCTCGTGCAGTGGACAGATCAAAGGCCAAAAAAGTGAAAGAGGCAAACAGCTACTTCTTCTGGGAGTGTTTTGTAGGTCTGACCATGTCTCTGACTATCAATACCATCATTGTGGCAGTGTTCGCCCATGGACTATACCAGAAAACTAATGTTGATGTTGTGAGTATAGTAAAATAGCtttgttgtgtgttttaataatactCACTTGAACCCTAcgaaaaactttattattttgcaGTAAAGTGAAgagattagttttattttgatcttAATGAAGGAAGGAAAACAtattacagaaaagaaatattaataggTTGTCAGCTGTACCTAGTCTAGGTTCAACTGACATGAATAAATCAGCTAAAAGTAAACCCTCTTGgggtaaaagaaatttttttgatACTAATTCACTGTATTTTGGACAAGATTAATGTTGCAACTGTAATAACTTTATTAGTTTATGGCTATTTAGTATTTAATCggaaattctttataaattataacaatagtaataataataataaatgaaaaagaatttCTGAGTAGatgctaaataattataaattaacaaagttatcaatagttatttacaatatacACTACAGCAGCCCACCCAAAAATAGTCCAACGTTGGATGTTGCATTTCATTCTCCCTTTACACGCCACGACCAACACTGTTGCCAACTCTAAGTGCATGAAAAATTACTGATACTCATCTGTTGCAATAAGCACCATTAAGTGTTGCCATAAACTAGTATACGTACATTTGATTTCATTCATCTGTTTTCCAGATAACATTTAAATCGAACAGGCAGTAGTGATCATAGCTTGTCATAACAGGAACAGCTGATGGTCAGCAGCTACTTGGCAACACCGCCTCATACGTCATCGGACTATTTTGGTGTGGGGtgctctattttaaaattaaaccgtaCTTATATCctctaatctttttaaatacCTCTGCCTGTTAATTCatcaaaatattgagtttttataaagaacttttagaattcaaaaaataaaaagtactgtaCATTAATTACTGAATAAACcgatttagttacattttaaagatataattgatCAAAAACAAAAACCCGTCCAAAAAGAGGTTACGATAATGTCTTCAAAAAATGATTTTCCCAGTAAAGAATTGAGCATTGACCTCCAGCAACATAATATGATGTACATTAACAATgcttaaataaagatatttcattCAAGGTCTCTCAACTTTATGTTATCCTGAGAATTACATAATTATACCTAACTCTTCAGAAGCTGAGAGTAACTCATCTCGAATTTCCTTgaacacattaaatatttttattttattattgttcacTGGGGGAACCAAATCAAGAAATGGAGACAAATTTCTTTAGGGGAGTTCTCTACATTATCTAGCCAATCAATACTTCTGCATGGTTTCCCATTTGTTAACAACTGttgtttattaaacttttaatttttattaatctgtGTCTATTAGATTAAGATGCCATTCTTAACATTATGAATATTGGTATGATTATATCTAAACAACCATTTTTATTTCAGGCGAACATCTGCTTAGGCAGTGAAATACCCTATTCCAACGTTTTTCCAGTAAGTAGAAAATCTTAATTCATAGAATACAATTCATACAAACAAAGCTTTTTTCAAGTCATTTAAAATCACTTTCACAgcaattaaaagaataaatttggtACCTGATCACTTAAattaaagcaatttaatttttgtgttaatgtaaatatGCAACACGCGTTTAGATTAATAAAATGCCAACGTACATCACTAGTCCTTTGGCGTTGTTCTGGAAAATTTAAGTGAGGCGTTGTTtggttttcatgtttttaaaattttacttccacacaaaattaaaattaatttttcatggcACAATTATTATGATAGATATATATACGTATGTTATTATAGAGCTGGTTTctgccattttaaaattgttaaagcagttaaatggtaaaaatgtattacaaattgcTGTTATTGCCAAATTTTTCTTGAACAAAAATTCAATTCTTTTGTTAAAACATGgcttatggtttttaaatatcagtaaaaattacttgtttaatgCTGACATAGGTTtttgtatattacattaaaataaaattcaaatgaaatggGTTATTCATTACGTTTATCagctgtaatatttttgtatgttctTTTACTTATGGTCAACAGGCACATACATGTTTTCCAAAacctattttcattttaaacggATGAAAAAACAGCTTTTCATTCAAAACCGACACTTGAATATTCCCACCATTGTGAAAGTTTATTGTTTCTCCTATGCTTTTTAATAAGTGGAAgaaatgaaaatttgatttaatgggtaaaactaaactaaactcatgacaaaatttaagttttacttaaacGTTAGGAAGAAAACCCTACAGTAAATAGATTATGTTATTCATTGAAGTATTTAAATCAAGTATAAACATTGAAACATTCCGAAAAAGTAACTGTTACCTTCTGTAGCTATGTTGAAATGCAAGATCCTGCCATTTCCTTGCCAGTATTCAATTTTTCAAACTTGAATTCCAAAAGTAAGTCtaaatattttgcatatcattaccattttttattttagcttctAAATTTTGGACGTTGAGGCATTAAAACTCACATCTCAAAAATATAGGCAGtcttaaattttttatctgaccaaaatgataataaattagaCGTGACTAATACTAGATGGATTGTTAGAACAACACGGAGGTGGTGGAATTAAACATCTACAAGAGCGGGATATTTCTTGGCTGCCAGTACGGACTGTTGGCAATGTACATTTGGGGAGTGGGTGTGTTGGCGGCAGGGGAAGGTACAACCATGACAGGCTGCTATGCTGGACAACTCGCCATGGAGGTTAGTTTCCTTATTGTTAAGCATTTAAAGTTGAACAATTCACTGAGGTTTGTTAGATCTTGTTGAATGACAAATCAAGTAGCAAACCTCTTAGCACTAAGTGGCATAGATCATGGGATCAATTAAAGTCAGATTTATTAAGTTCAATTGAAAGATAAGAACTTTGTTTTGCTGCAATACATCTTCtgaaaattaatgtaaacctGTTAAATCAGCTGTATCCTGTAGACAAAACACTTATAACTAATTAATCGAGAAAAATTCACCATAActacaaaagaggttttaaaattcaacatttgtttgataagtaataaaataatatggtttaaCATTCAAATGTGAAATATGTTGACTTTAAACATTCTTTTGTGAAGTAAAATggagtatttataaattatggtgTAACTGGCAGAGTTTAAGCTTAAGCTTTATTAAATATCAAGATTATGTTTACAGCAAACGAAATAATTCATCATGTCTAATCTATATATTGAGGCAAATcagtagtaaaaaataaaatactggacCTAGTATTGAATCTTGTGGAATGCCTCTTACAAACCTACAGACAAGATCTcacacattaatttatttaatttttcatggttTAATTTGTCACTTGACTTAGTCCCTCTAAGGAACAAGATAAATCTCATTTACAACTTTCAACTtccaagttttataaataattacaatgtagAAGAGTCAGTCAAAGTTTGCTACAATGCATTATGGTTGTTACGTTCACCTCTTCTAACCTGTCTACGAGAGCTTCACAATGTTGATGAGTGTAGAGTTAATGACCTTCCTTTAAGTGAATCCgtgtttaaaaagtgttagtAAATAATACGATTCTCAATGAATTGTAAACATATCTTTCTATCAAGAAGTACCCATCAGTGAGATTAATTTTGAAGTGACTTATaccataataaataacaatgtgcTTATATTGAATCACAACACCAAATGTGTCAGTGTTTCATGAAATGTTAATGGATTATAAATGTTGTAGGGGTTTCTTCACCTAAGATGGAGCAGGTGGAAGAGAGTGTTGTTCACTCGATCCTTTGCGATCGTACCAACATTCTTCATAGCCTACTTCAGCACCATCGGGGACCTGAACGGCTTGAACGATTTGCTCAATGCTGTTATGAGCATTCAGATACCATTCGCTACTCTGCCTCTTGTGGCGTTCACCAGTAACCCACGACTCATGGGCCAGTTTGTGAATGGCATGTAAGGATGCtccacttatttgttttattgttaaacatttcttgTGATAGAACCTAGATTAGGTTTAAGGGGGTTAAGAGAATTCCTAGTCCCTAGCATGTCAAACTAAACTTGTTAGGCATCCTAGGTTCTGTTAATAAAGGCTGCCAACCCTTGTACCTTCAACGATATCTAAGACATTATGCCCAATATTGGCATCAAGTTCATCACCTGGCGTGATGTTCCAAATAAGATCCTTCTCCTAACCTCAAACCTCTCACAATCCAAAATAAGAAGTTTAGCAGCCACCTCAGATGTATAGCATAATCTACTCCTAGTACAACCATAAAGCCCTAAAGTGTAAAATTTTTCCCTGAATGAACCAGGTCCTACAGGAGATAACCTGGTTTAAAGGGATTTTACTTAGCTTCATCAGCCAATTCGTGAACTGGTTGTTGTGTCCCTAATGAGATTCTTGCCAAATAATGGCATAGAGAAACTATGTCGCCAGTGACAGTGTCTATCTCTATACTATTTCTTAATGGCTTGGTAAGCACTTAACTTGAATACTCCAAAAGCTAGTTCAGATCTAAAAATGCGTTTTTTGCCAATTTGTCAGTATATACCTCATCATGTTACCTTTGTCAGTTTTTCTAGCTTTATTCCTTCCTTCCTTTCCCAGTCGACATGAACTGCGCAGACTTAGTGAGTAATCTTGACGGATcctatttattaatttcagtGAAAAGTCTAGGTTAGGTCTAGGAATAGTCTATTCAGTCAAATatctctatttaaaaaaaattgtctaacATCTCGACAAAATCGCATGTATCGTGCCCCTTATATTTACTCCTCTGTTTAAAAGTTTGATCATCAATAATTTGCTTAAATAATGCTATAAATAAAAAGGATCGCAAAATGTGTTGTTAAGCGCAAATCTTaggaacggctggaccaattttgcttttttttagtatatgttGAAGTTCAAGAATAGAAAGATCACGAGATTTTCctgaaaatttggtaaaataatgataatattaatgtttcacaatagaaatttaatttacattaaacagctgttgacacttgtAAACTTTCTTTCatgtttcagctgaagttcgtcaaagttgctgaaacatttttaacattttaatttt
Proteins encoded in this region:
- the LOC124363284 gene encoding protein Malvolio-like, which codes for MTVSDNIDDNTPNDYDDGCSNDSGKVLIPDSDDGFSFRKLWAFTGPGLLLCIAYMDPGNIEADLQSGVKAKYKILWVLLGSTILGLVMQRLSLRLGVVTGQHLAEMCYLQYPPLPRLFLWVMMEVAIIGSDMQEVIGTAIALYLLSNRLIPLWLGVVITIVDSFMFLLLDKYGLRKVELFFLTLVGVMVVTFGYEFLEAMPEGGELVKGLVYPWCEDCDSSVSLQAIGIIGSTIMPHNLYLHSGLVKSRAVDRSKAKKVKEANSYFFWECFVGLTMSLTINTIIVAVFAHGLYQKTNVDVANICLGSEIPYSNVFPNNTEVVELNIYKSGIFLGCQYGLLAMYIWGVGVLAAGEGTTMTGCYAGQLAMEGFLHLRWSRWKRVLFTRSFAIVPTFFIAYFSTIGDLNGLNDLLNAVMSIQIPFATLPLVAFTSNPRLMGQFVNGMTSKIVTSLVSAVVIAINVYFVSSAWLEVAMQDYRLLAFLILYSLLYFTMCTYLVLHMMANMSTSDSVLYRLLLHDATWKNKNIDLWIPHDTKD